The Micromonospora sp. Llam0 genome includes a window with the following:
- a CDS encoding reverse transcriptase/maturase family protein gives MQNAEMVLNVLRERGRRGLPCNELYRQLFNPSLYLLAYGRIYSNDGAMTPGACGETADAMSLAKIDRIIDAMRHERYRFQPARRVYIPKKNGKRRPLGLPSWSDKLVGEVVRLLLEAYYEPRFSDRSHGFRPNRGCHTALNEVATTWTGTTWFIEGDIADCFGSLDHEVMLSILAENIHDNRLLRLIKQMLQAGYLEDWEYHATLSGAPQGGVASPILSNIYLDRLDRFVETVLIPQYTRRAGRTPNPAYHRISAAIKRAYRRGDRIAARRLRVERRGMSGWDTHDPEYRRLRYSRYADDHLLGFIGPKAEAEQIKQRLAQFLHDDLKLDLSQDKTLITHARTQAAQYLGYEVTVQHSQCRPSVNGSIWLRVPRTVITAKIAPYLERGQPERRKELMSWDDHAIISTYDAEYRGVVQYYLLAGDVSKLKRLRWVAETSMLKTLAAKHRSTVMKMARKYKAKIVTPHGPRTCFQAIVARPGRKPLVARFGGIPLKRQKKAAINDRLPAPITTRRKELVIRLTAGQCEWCERRGPVETHPGPQARRPRQAGATTARV, from the coding sequence CTCCAACGACGGAGCGATGACGCCTGGGGCCTGCGGAGAAACCGCCGACGCGATGTCTTTGGCCAAGATCGACCGCATCATTGATGCGATGCGCCACGAACGCTACCGATTCCAGCCAGCACGACGCGTCTACATTCCCAAAAAGAATGGAAAACGGAGACCCCTGGGTCTACCGTCATGGTCGGATAAACTCGTCGGCGAAGTCGTCCGCCTTCTGTTGGAGGCGTATTACGAGCCGCGATTCTCCGATCGCTCACACGGTTTCCGTCCCAACCGTGGCTGCCACACCGCACTAAACGAAGTGGCAACCACCTGGACTGGGACGACCTGGTTCATCGAGGGAGATATCGCCGACTGTTTCGGAAGTCTTGACCATGAGGTCATGCTGTCGATCCTGGCGGAAAACATCCACGATAACCGGCTCCTCCGGCTCATCAAACAGATGCTACAAGCCGGGTACTTGGAGGACTGGGAGTATCACGCAACACTCAGCGGCGCCCCGCAGGGTGGTGTGGCATCACCGATCCTTTCCAACATCTATTTGGATCGGTTGGACAGATTCGTCGAGACAGTGCTCATCCCGCAGTACACCCGAAGGGCTGGCAGAACACCCAACCCTGCCTACCACAGGATATCGGCCGCTATCAAACGCGCTTACCGGCGCGGCGATCGGATAGCGGCACGCCGGCTGCGTGTGGAACGACGTGGCATGTCCGGATGGGACACTCATGATCCCGAATACCGGCGGCTACGATATTCCCGTTACGCAGACGACCACCTCCTCGGGTTCATCGGACCCAAGGCCGAAGCCGAGCAGATCAAACAACGCCTGGCCCAGTTCCTGCATGACGACCTCAAACTGGACCTGAGCCAGGACAAGACCTTGATCACGCATGCCCGCACCCAGGCTGCGCAATACCTCGGCTACGAGGTCACCGTCCAACACAGTCAGTGCCGCCCCAGCGTCAACGGCAGCATCTGGCTGCGGGTTCCCCGGACGGTGATCACCGCCAAGATCGCCCCCTACCTCGAACGCGGTCAACCCGAGCGCCGCAAGGAGTTGATGAGCTGGGACGACCACGCCATCATCAGCACCTACGACGCCGAGTACCGGGGCGTGGTTCAGTACTACCTGCTCGCCGGCGACGTGTCGAAGCTGAAACGGCTTCGGTGGGTCGCCGAAACGTCGATGCTCAAGACCCTGGCTGCGAAGCATCGCTCGACGGTGATGAAGATGGCCCGCAAGTACAAGGCCAAAATCGTCACACCGCACGGGCCGCGCACCTGCTTCCAGGCCATCGTGGCACGGCCGGGCAGGAAACCACTGGTCGCCAGGTTCGGTGGTATCCCCCTGAAACGGCAGAAGAAGGCGGCCATCAACGACCGCCTACCAGCCCCGATCACCACCCGTCGTAAAGAGCTGGTCATCCGGCTCACGGCGGGACAGTGCGAGTGGTGCGAGCGACGCGGCCCGGTGGAAACCCACCCAGGTCCGCAAGCTCGCCGACCTCGACAAGCCGGGGCGACCACAGCCCGCGT